The nucleotide sequence CCCTGTACGTGCCCATATGCATGCATATAGTTCAGCCATGACATCCTCTCGTTTACCTAGCTAGCTTGGGGATATGTATGTAGCTAGCGAGGACGAGCTGATGATAGGTGTATTCAGGAGCGGTTGTCGGCACTGGAGACAGTGAGGCTTAGATCATCTCTGACCGATCCCTTAACCTTTGTATATGGTCTTTTATCGGAGATGGTGAGGCTTAGAGGGGTGGTTGGGACGTGGCAACACAATGAAGGCGGCGTGGAGGCAGGGCAAGACAGGGCCCGTCGGCCTTTGGTGGTGGGGGGCGGGGGGCATCGCGCTTGAGAAGAAGAAGAGCACAATAGAATCCAGCGGCTCAGATGAGACGATTcggttgaaataaaaaaaatcggAGGTCTCATGTTTATAATGACTAAAATTACAGTTAAATATCGAGTATTACGACAATGATTCAAGCTTGCTCTTCATTAATTTGTCTGGGAACACTTCATTAACTTGCCCGTGAACACCAGAACTGACAAGTAATAGTACAAGCAAATATGCATGCATATTACAGGCATGCAGCTCACATTCATAATACAGCAAAGCAACAGACCGACGGACGTACGTAGTTACGTACACCAAGCGCCACGATTTGTGGCATCAAAACTAAACCACACTCTGCGGACCGATCGAGCAGATCATTTTTTTTACGAGCACCAGCTTACTGCGTGTACGTCTGCCCGAGTGGGCACCGGGGTCGATCGATCGCGATCAGCACGGGCAGGCCTCGACGACCTCGATGGCCACTGCCGGCTCGGGCATGCTCACGGGGACGGCGGCGCCGACCCTGGGCACGGTGACGGTGAGCTGCGCACCGCCGTCGTCCATGGAGGCCCTGACCTGGCCCAACGCGGCGTCGTCGGGGAGGTAGAACCTGCCGAAGAAGGTGGCGCTGCTGCGCTCGACGTGGTGGCGCATCTCGCTCTTGGCCTCCCTCCGCAGGCACCGCTCGCCGGCGATGACCAGCACCTtgccgtcctcctccacctccaccttgaCCTCCTCCTTGGTGACCCCGGCGGGGAGCCTGGCGCTGAACACGTAGGCCTCCGCCGTCTCCCGGCTTTCGATGTAGGTGTCGGCGAAGGCCGTGGTGTCGCTGGCCAGCCAGGCGTCGGTGCCGCTGGACGCCGTGGTGCAGAAGATGCTGCCGAAGGGGTTCCACGAGTCCAGGGCCAGCGTGTCGAAGAACCTCACCAACGACATCCTCTCGTTTAGCTTGGAAATATGTGTACCTATGTGTGTACGAAATGCTAGCTTGGAAAATAGGTATCTCTGAGTGCTTGCTTGGAGCTGGCTAATGGCGAGGCCCCGGATATTTATGGACGACGAAAGCATAGACACCAGCTACCTACTTGCTGCCTTGCGCCTTCCTGCGGAGCTGCACCTGTCTCTGTAGCTTGAGTTGTCCTTGCTGCTTGCGCCAGTGGTGTGAAGGGGTCAATTTCGTTGCTTTGTGCATGGACTCATATGGGGACGATCACGAAAGCACACACGAGAAATCGAGCAACGGTGAAAGCAGACCCGATGCACCTAAAAAACACATTAAAAACTATC is from Triticum aestivum cultivar Chinese Spring chromosome 3A, IWGSC CS RefSeq v2.1, whole genome shotgun sequence and encodes:
- the LOC123057623 gene encoding 17.9 kDa heat shock protein 2 — its product is MSLVRFFDTLALDSWNPFGSIFCTTASSGTDAWLASDTTAFADTYIESRETAEAYVFSARLPAGVTKEEVKVEVEEDGKVLVIAGERCLRREAKSEMRHHVERSSATFFGRFYLPDDAALGQVRASMDDGGAQLTVTVPRVGAAVPVSMPEPAVAIEVVEACPC